A section of the Flaviflexus equikiangi genome encodes:
- a CDS encoding GNAT family N-acetyltransferase, with the protein MDSEEPPNVRVACSGDIDEVVRLMHDAAAWMSAKGTPAWDVARIDRTFAETFVLRSELLVASCSDGIVGCCTLSAEDPEFWPDALKGEAAYLHKLAVRRTHAGRGVSSALIEACRHAARTQGCAKLRLDCHPNLRGLYERLGFTHVDTFNPGWDPTFIAERLELEI; encoded by the coding sequence ATGGACAGCGAGGAGCCTCCGAACGTTCGGGTCGCCTGCTCGGGTGATATCGACGAGGTTGTGCGGCTGATGCACGACGCTGCGGCGTGGATGTCCGCCAAGGGAACGCCCGCCTGGGACGTCGCGCGGATCGACCGGACATTCGCGGAGACCTTCGTCCTGAGATCCGAGCTCCTAGTCGCGAGTTGCAGCGACGGCATCGTCGGCTGTTGCACCTTGTCGGCCGAGGATCCCGAGTTCTGGCCCGACGCCCTCAAGGGGGAGGCCGCATATCTGCACAAGCTCGCGGTGCGACGGACACATGCGGGCCGGGGTGTCAGCTCCGCGCTGATCGAGGCTTGCCGCCATGCCGCGCGAACGCAGGGGTGCGCCAAGCTGCGGCTCGACTGCCACCCGAACCTGCGTGGCCTATACGAGCGGCTCGGATTCACCCACGTCGACACTTTCAATCCCGGCTGGGATCCAACCTTCATCGCAGAACGCCTAGAACTCGAAATCTAA
- a CDS encoding TetR/AcrR family transcriptional regulator, which produces MPKISARTLLEHRDKTRRVLMEALEALMTERGFQNVSMSDVAHHSGIRRSTIYNHFPDKEALLIAFVEEKTSAYLSTTKEMLHGVDTSIDRLRIYVRSQLLAERSYLMAPGPPLKDVVSPDTGMKLAQHVRQTAGLLRSILEAAMSDGTIPVQDIPTATQIINGILGGRRVPRTEPERTEFFLYTERFVIQGLGAAWPEELTDLGPVPPPH; this is translated from the coding sequence ATGCCCAAGATCTCCGCTCGGACCCTCCTCGAGCATCGCGACAAGACCAGGCGTGTCTTGATGGAAGCGCTCGAGGCTCTCATGACGGAGCGCGGCTTCCAGAACGTCTCAATGTCAGACGTCGCCCACCATTCCGGCATCCGCCGCTCCACCATCTACAATCATTTCCCCGACAAGGAAGCCCTTCTCATCGCGTTCGTCGAGGAGAAGACGTCTGCCTATCTGTCGACGACGAAAGAGATGCTGCACGGGGTTGATACGTCGATTGATCGGCTTCGGATCTATGTCCGCAGCCAGCTGCTTGCCGAGCGCAGCTATTTGATGGCTCCCGGCCCGCCTCTCAAGGATGTTGTCAGTCCCGACACCGGCATGAAGCTGGCTCAGCACGTTCGCCAAACCGCAGGGCTGCTCCGCTCCATCCTCGAGGCCGCCATGTCCGACGGCACGATACCGGTGCAGGACATTCCCACCGCCACCCAGATCATCAACGGCATCCTCGGCGGACGCCGCGTTCCCCGCACGGAACCGGAACGGACAGAGTTCTTCCTCTACACTGAGCGCTTCGTCATCCAGGGCCTGGGGGCGGCATGGCCCGAGGAACTGACCGATCTCGGACCGGTTCCTCCACCGCACTGA
- a CDS encoding quaternary ammonium compound efflux SMR transporter QacE delta 1, which translates to MKGWLFLVIAIVGEVIATSALKSSEGFTKLAPSAVVIIGYGIAFYFLSLVLKSIPVGVAYAVWSGLGVVIITAIAWLLHGQKLDAWGFVGMGLIIAAFLLARSPSWKSLRRPTPW; encoded by the coding sequence ATGAAAGGCTGGCTTTTTCTTGTTATCGCAATAGTTGGCGAAGTAATCGCAACATCCGCATTAAAATCTAGCGAGGGCTTTACTAAGCTTGCCCCTTCCGCCGTTGTCATAATCGGTTATGGCATCGCATTTTATTTTCTTTCTCTGGTTCTGAAATCCATCCCTGTCGGTGTTGCTTATGCAGTCTGGTCGGGACTCGGCGTCGTCATAATTACAGCCATTGCCTGGTTGCTTCATGGGCAAAAGCTTGATGCGTGGGGCTTTGTAGGTATGGGGCTCATAATTGCTGCCTTTTTGCTCGCCCGATCCCCATCGTGGAAGTCGCTGCGGAGGCCGACGCCATGGTGA
- a CDS encoding IS6-like element IS6100 family transposase: MTDFKWRHFQGDVILWAVRWYCRYPISYRDLEEMLAERGISVDHTTIYRWVQCYAPEMEKRLRWFWRRGFDPSWRLDETYVKVRGKWTYLYRAVDKRGDTIDFYLSPTRSAKAAKRFLGKALRGLKHWEKPATLNTDKAPSYGAAITELKREGKLDRETAHRQVKYLNNVIEADHGKLKILIKPVRGFKSIPTAYATIKGFEVMRALRKGQARPWCLQPGIRGEVRLVERAFGIGPSALTEAMGMLNHHFAAAA; encoded by the coding sequence ATGACGGATTTCAAGTGGCGCCATTTCCAGGGTGATGTGATCCTGTGGGCGGTGCGCTGGTATTGTCGCTATCCGATCAGCTATCGCGACCTTGAGGAAATGCTGGCGGAACGCGGCATTTCGGTCGACCATACGACGATCTATCGCTGGGTCCAGTGCTACGCCCCGGAGATGGAGAAGCGGCTGCGCTGGTTCTGGCGGCGTGGCTTTGATCCGAGCTGGCGCCTGGATGAAACCTACGTCAAGGTGCGGGGCAAGTGGACCTACCTGTACCGGGCAGTCGACAAGCGGGGCGACACGATCGATTTCTACCTGTCGCCGACCCGCAGCGCCAAGGCAGCGAAGCGGTTCCTGGGCAAGGCCCTGCGAGGCCTGAAGCACTGGGAAAAGCCTGCCACGCTCAATACCGACAAAGCGCCGAGCTATGGTGCAGCGATCACCGAATTGAAGCGCGAAGGAAAGCTGGACCGGGAGACGGCCCACCGGCAGGTGAAGTATCTCAATAACGTGATCGAGGCCGATCACGGAAAGCTCAAGATACTGATCAAGCCGGTGCGCGGTTTCAAATCGATCCCCACGGCCTATGCCACGATCAAGGGATTCGAAGTCATGCGAGCCCTGCGCAAAGGACAGGCTCGCCCCTGGTGCCTGCAGCCCGGCATCAGGGGCGAGGTGCGCCTTGTGGAGAGAGCTTTTGGCATTGGGCCCTCGGCGCTGACGGAGGCCATGGGCATGCTCAACCACCATTTCGCAGCAGCCGCCTGA
- a CDS encoding DUF2177 family protein → MAQTRRWLTALGGATATFAVLDAAWIGGVAKKVYDKNIPHLMASQVNAAPAGLFYAGYLAGTVYLAVKPGQDRTSVERFRDGAILGALAYGTFGFTNSAVLKDFPVKVAASDCAWGAVLTGTTAVVAGKVSS, encoded by the coding sequence ATGGCACAGACACGACGCTGGCTGACCGCATTGGGCGGAGCGACGGCAACATTTGCTGTTCTCGACGCCGCCTGGATCGGCGGGGTGGCGAAGAAGGTTTACGACAAGAACATCCCTCATCTCATGGCTTCGCAGGTGAATGCCGCACCCGCTGGTCTCTTCTATGCCGGATATCTCGCCGGCACGGTCTATCTCGCGGTGAAGCCCGGACAGGACCGCACGAGCGTCGAACGGTTCAGGGATGGTGCCATTCTCGGAGCCCTGGCCTATGGCACGTTTGGTTTCACGAACTCTGCCGTCCTCAAGGACTTCCCCGTCAAAGTCGCCGCGAGTGACTGCGCGTGGGGCGCTGTCCTCACGGGAACGACCGCCGTCGTCGCAGGCAAGGTCTCCTCGTAA
- a CDS encoding YqeB family protein: MNATTVSVSTRQRLTLGASLLVLGGATGALVGFVLEYALSLTTFNGFFGVAAHPGEPIGILIMAAVGMILGVVAASTIVAESLHVEVSDDEIILRWKGVHVRVRKSLIHATHVGRDIVLYSRAGAELARVRLAPGMTLACTLIHHGYPAPTPTELGEGDFSPDMSGLDDRDQQLAVARGKALRAGNDDIAEILRRQLVARDIMARDRKTSRTGVITEFRRLQPIPSRSA; the protein is encoded by the coding sequence ATGAACGCGACCACCGTCTCCGTGAGCACACGGCAGCGCCTCACGCTCGGCGCGAGCCTTCTCGTGCTCGGCGGTGCCACCGGAGCTCTCGTCGGTTTCGTCCTCGAATACGCTCTGTCGTTGACGACATTCAACGGCTTTTTCGGCGTTGCCGCACATCCGGGCGAGCCGATCGGGATTCTCATCATGGCAGCAGTCGGCATGATCCTCGGCGTCGTGGCCGCCTCGACGATCGTCGCCGAGTCCCTTCACGTGGAAGTCTCCGACGATGAGATCATCCTCCGGTGGAAGGGCGTGCACGTACGAGTGAGAAAGTCCCTGATCCACGCCACTCACGTGGGCCGCGACATCGTCCTCTACAGCAGGGCTGGTGCCGAACTGGCACGTGTGCGCCTGGCACCGGGCATGACCTTGGCATGTACGCTCATCCACCACGGCTATCCAGCCCCGACCCCGACCGAGTTGGGGGAGGGCGACTTCTCGCCAGACATGTCGGGTTTGGACGACAGGGATCAGCAGCTCGCTGTCGCTCGAGGGAAAGCCCTCCGGGCTGGCAATGATGACATTGCCGAGATCCTGCGCCGTCAACTCGTTGCTCGGGACATCATGGCGCGAGACCGCAAGACCAGTCGGACTGGCGTCATCACCGAATTTCGCCGCCTCCAGCCGATCCCCTCAAGGTCGGCCTGA
- a CDS encoding (deoxy)nucleoside triphosphate pyrophosphohydrolase has product MSLVVAAAIVDSFDHPRRLLAAQRSYPSDLAGKWELPGGKVEPGEDPRDACVREIVEELGVPPTLGALVPGPEGDWPIGKHTMRVWLATVSDEPVRGTDHSSLRWCTASEILGLDWLPGDVALARVLSQRLSESP; this is encoded by the coding sequence GTGTCTCTCGTCGTCGCCGCCGCCATCGTCGATTCCTTCGATCATCCCCGCAGGCTCCTTGCCGCCCAACGCTCATACCCCAGCGATCTGGCAGGGAAATGGGAGCTTCCCGGCGGCAAAGTGGAACCGGGAGAGGATCCCCGGGATGCTTGTGTGCGGGAGATCGTCGAGGAGCTGGGAGTCCCCCCGACGCTGGGTGCTCTCGTGCCCGGCCCCGAGGGCGATTGGCCGATCGGCAAGCACACGATGAGGGTGTGGCTGGCGACCGTCTCGGATGAGCCTGTTCGCGGTACCGACCATTCCTCGCTCCGCTGGTGCACAGCATCAGAGATTCTTGGCCTCGACTGGCTTCCGGGCGATGTGGCGCTCGCACGCGTGCTGTCTCAGCGGCTGTCCGAGTCCCCGTGA
- a CDS encoding vWA domain-containing protein: MVNEWALLLPVLLLSIVVYRWSTRPTPTVYVAHTLPGRLLPRYRARLRMLRIAAVLTALSVGVLSVSAAVLVARPHGVEVRDEGLASRDIVLCLDVSGSVLGFDVDVMEAFAGMVDSFQGERVALVIWNSNSRVVLPLTNDYPLIEETLREGARALEADPYTDYPKDPELYLDFTAGTYLESTGGASLVGDGLVNCALQFDSPERSRTIILATDNDVSTPEAQVYSLREAVEFAKERTITIHGLYIETYYGTDNYQAREMVDLIEGAGGYVAQAGDDAAGQLLAEIEAQQAADLGTDPVTTIVDRPGPWPFLAAASIALLVGLGWRYRL, encoded by the coding sequence ATGGTGAACGAGTGGGCGCTCCTGCTCCCCGTCCTCCTCCTCTCCATTGTCGTCTACCGGTGGTCGACACGCCCCACACCCACCGTCTACGTGGCACACACGCTTCCCGGCAGGCTCCTCCCGCGCTACCGGGCTCGTTTGAGGATGCTGAGAATCGCTGCGGTGCTGACGGCGCTCAGTGTCGGTGTCCTCTCAGTCTCCGCGGCAGTCCTCGTGGCACGCCCGCACGGCGTGGAGGTGCGCGATGAGGGGCTGGCATCTCGCGACATCGTGCTCTGTCTCGACGTGTCCGGCTCTGTTCTCGGCTTCGATGTCGACGTCATGGAAGCGTTCGCAGGAATGGTCGACAGCTTCCAGGGGGAACGCGTTGCCCTTGTTATCTGGAATTCCAATTCCCGCGTTGTCCTCCCTCTCACGAACGACTATCCGCTGATCGAAGAGACTCTCCGTGAGGGCGCCCGAGCATTGGAGGCGGATCCCTACACGGACTATCCGAAAGACCCCGAGCTCTACCTCGACTTCACGGCAGGAACGTACCTCGAAAGCACGGGAGGAGCCTCTCTCGTCGGGGACGGGCTCGTGAACTGCGCGCTTCAGTTCGACAGCCCCGAGAGATCACGGACCATCATTCTGGCCACCGACAACGACGTGTCCACGCCGGAGGCCCAAGTGTATTCTCTGCGCGAAGCGGTCGAGTTCGCGAAAGAGCGCACCATCACGATCCATGGTCTGTACATCGAAACGTATTACGGCACTGATAACTATCAGGCGCGCGAGATGGTGGACCTCATCGAAGGCGCCGGGGGATATGTTGCCCAGGCTGGCGACGACGCGGCAGGACAGCTCCTTGCGGAGATCGAAGCGCAACAGGCGGCAGACCTCGGAACAGACCCTGTCACGACCATCGTTGACAGGCCTGGGCCGTGGCCGTTCCTCGCCGCTGCCAGCATCGCCCTTCTCGTCGGATTGGGATGGCGGTACAGGCTATGA
- the sul1 gene encoding sulfonamide-resistant dihydropteroate synthase Sul1 produces the protein MVTVFGILNLTEDSFFDESRRLDPAGAVTAAIEMLRVGSDVVDVGPAASHPDARPVSPADEIRRIAPLLDALSDQMHRVSIDSFQPETQRYALKRGVGYLNDIQGFPDPALYPDIAEADCRLVVMHSAQRDGIATRTGHLRPEDALDEIVRFFEARVSALRRSGVAADRLILDPGMGFFLSPAPETSLHVLSNLQKLKSALGLPLLVSVSRKSFLGATVGLPVKDLGPASLAAELHAIGNGADYVRTHAPGDLRSAITFSETLAKFRSRNARDRGLDHA, from the coding sequence ATGGTGACGGTGTTCGGCATTCTGAATCTCACCGAGGACTCCTTCTTCGATGAGAGCCGGCGGCTAGACCCCGCCGGCGCTGTCACCGCGGCGATCGAAATGCTGCGAGTCGGATCAGACGTCGTGGATGTCGGACCGGCCGCCAGCCATCCGGACGCGAGGCCTGTATCGCCGGCCGATGAGATCAGACGTATTGCGCCGCTCTTAGACGCCCTGTCCGATCAGATGCACCGTGTTTCAATCGACAGCTTCCAACCGGAAACCCAGCGCTATGCGCTCAAGCGCGGCGTGGGCTACCTGAACGATATCCAAGGATTTCCTGACCCTGCGCTCTATCCCGATATTGCTGAGGCGGACTGCAGGCTGGTGGTTATGCACTCAGCGCAGCGGGATGGCATCGCCACCCGCACCGGTCACCTTCGACCCGAAGACGCGCTCGACGAGATTGTGCGGTTCTTCGAGGCGCGGGTTTCCGCCTTGCGACGGAGCGGGGTCGCTGCCGACCGGCTCATCCTCGATCCGGGGATGGGATTTTTCTTGAGCCCCGCACCGGAAACATCGCTGCACGTGCTGTCGAACCTTCAAAAGCTGAAGTCGGCGTTGGGGCTTCCGCTATTGGTCTCGGTGTCGCGGAAATCCTTCTTGGGCGCCACCGTTGGCCTTCCTGTAAAGGATCTGGGTCCAGCGAGCCTTGCGGCGGAACTTCACGCGATCGGCAATGGCGCTGACTACGTCCGCACCCACGCGCCTGGAGATCTGCGAAGCGCAATCACCTTCTCGGAAACCCTCGCGAAATTTCGCAGTCGCAACGCCAGAGACCGAGGGTTAGATCATGCCTAG
- a CDS encoding vWA domain-containing protein, translated as MAVQAMTFALTWWVFIPLSILLYGLCALAWRDTRDGRTWLRRGLMVTGVLLLGLTPAHQTPVAERETNAEYFFIVDLTGSMAAQDYDGTEERLEGVRADIADIVDTNPGARYSIIAFSSTATEQLPLTTDARAVRSWVDAARRESTNYSAGSSLNRPRDALRDALERARDNNPQNVRIALFFTDGENTENTDIDYGSVADLVDAGYVFGYGTEDGAPMLRSFWGEEDAGVYITDPETGEDAISRIDPENLRTLAEQLGLDYVHRTQPGGAGALVADIPTEIIAGDGRRTTETPILWPIGLLLTGLVAWELWYLTPLIGSMRRTR; from the coding sequence ATGGCGGTACAGGCTATGACGTTCGCCCTGACCTGGTGGGTGTTCATTCCCCTCAGCATCCTCCTCTATGGACTCTGTGCTCTCGCGTGGCGTGACACCCGGGACGGCCGGACATGGCTGCGCCGCGGGCTCATGGTGACGGGCGTCCTTCTTCTCGGCCTGACACCCGCCCACCAGACACCGGTCGCGGAACGTGAAACGAATGCCGAGTACTTCTTCATCGTTGACCTGACGGGCTCGATGGCGGCGCAGGACTACGACGGCACGGAAGAACGTCTCGAGGGCGTCCGGGCTGATATCGCCGATATTGTCGACACGAACCCGGGAGCCCGCTACTCGATCATCGCATTCTCCTCCACGGCAACCGAGCAGCTGCCGCTGACAACCGATGCTCGAGCCGTCCGCTCGTGGGTTGACGCGGCACGGAGGGAATCAACGAACTATTCCGCCGGTTCTTCTCTCAACCGGCCGCGAGACGCACTGCGAGACGCGCTCGAGCGGGCCCGTGACAACAACCCGCAGAACGTGCGCATCGCACTCTTCTTCACCGACGGTGAGAACACCGAGAACACCGATATCGACTACGGCAGCGTCGCGGATCTTGTCGATGCTGGGTATGTCTTCGGGTATGGCACGGAGGATGGTGCCCCCATGCTCCGCTCGTTCTGGGGCGAAGAAGACGCAGGAGTCTACATCACCGATCCCGAGACAGGGGAGGATGCGATCTCGCGCATCGATCCCGAGAACCTGAGGACTCTGGCCGAACAGCTGGGCCTCGACTACGTCCACCGCACCCAACCCGGAGGTGCAGGTGCCCTCGTTGCCGACATCCCCACCGAGATCATTGCGGGCGATGGTCGGCGAACCACAGAAACACCCATCCTCTGGCCCATCGGCCTCCTCTTGACCGGCCTTGTCGCGTGGGAACTGTGGTATCTCACCCCGCTGATCGGGTCGATGAGGAGGACACGGTGA
- a CDS encoding IS481 family transposase has protein sequence MTHANAPLTVEGRRRLVARCRTRPISHVAAEMGVSRATASKWVNRYKRFGKVGLMDRSSSPIRQPSATPGRLVKQIESMRREHKWSASRIAFELKQAGTPVSRRTITRLLAQLGLNQRKFIDPNGETNREPQHITTKRPGHMVHLDVKKVGRIPDGGGWRVHGKGSEKAKAVARKKTRGTKTGYVYLHSAIDGHTRLAYTEALPDEKAVTAVAFLGRARAWFAEHGIAGIERVVTDNGSCYRSAAFRDAVGTSRHQRITPYTPRHNGKVERYNRILAEEFLYARTWRSEDERATALEVWNRHYNYHRPHGAHDGQPPASATPTRVNNLMTSYS, from the coding sequence GTGACGCACGCAAACGCGCCCCTGACGGTCGAAGGTCGTCGTCGACTCGTCGCGCGCTGTCGGACTCGACCCATTTCTCATGTTGCCGCCGAGATGGGGGTCTCCCGTGCGACCGCCTCGAAATGGGTCAACCGATACAAACGATTCGGGAAGGTCGGCCTAATGGACCGCTCGTCGTCGCCGATCCGGCAGCCCTCTGCAACGCCTGGCCGCCTCGTGAAGCAGATCGAGTCAATGCGACGAGAACATAAATGGTCGGCGTCGCGTATCGCATTCGAGCTCAAGCAAGCGGGAACACCGGTCAGCCGGCGCACCATCACCCGGCTCCTCGCGCAGCTGGGCCTGAACCAGCGCAAGTTTATTGACCCCAACGGCGAGACGAACCGGGAACCGCAACACATCACCACCAAACGTCCCGGCCACATGGTGCACCTGGACGTGAAGAAGGTCGGTCGCATCCCCGATGGCGGCGGGTGGCGCGTGCACGGCAAAGGCAGCGAGAAGGCTAAAGCTGTTGCACGTAAGAAGACCCGAGGCACGAAGACGGGGTACGTCTATCTGCATTCGGCCATCGACGGGCACACCCGACTCGCGTACACCGAAGCGTTGCCGGATGAGAAAGCCGTCACTGCCGTCGCGTTCCTCGGGCGTGCAAGAGCTTGGTTCGCCGAGCACGGCATCGCCGGGATCGAGCGCGTCGTAACCGACAACGGCTCCTGCTACCGATCCGCAGCTTTCCGCGACGCAGTCGGGACCAGCCGACACCAGCGCATCACCCCATACACGCCCCGACACAACGGCAAAGTCGAGCGCTACAACCGGATCCTCGCCGAAGAGTTTCTCTACGCTCGCACCTGGCGCTCAGAAGACGAACGCGCTACCGCGCTCGAAGTGTGGAACCGGCACTACAACTATCACCGTCCCCACGGCGCTCACGACGGGCAACCGCCCGCCTCTGCGACACCGACACGAGTCAACAACCTCATGACCTCATACAGCTAG
- a CDS encoding Cmx/CmrA family chloramphenicol efflux MFS transporter, with the protein MPFALYLLALVVFAMGTSEFMLAGLVPDISRYFGLSVGTAGLLTSAFAAGMVIGAPVMAAFTRRLPVKATLLGCVIGFALTHIIGALTPHFTVLFITRVIAAIVNAGFLAVALGAATKLVAPDAKGRAVAVLLAGTTVATVAGVPAGTLLGTALGWQSTFWAIALLCIPAAIGIAAGFTTKADDSSKEESSSTSLRVELAQLSSPRLVLTMLLAALVNAGTFATLTFLAPIVTDTAGLTQWWVPVALVFFGVGSFIGVTVAGRLSDARPRIVIVGGGSVLVLGWVALALFATNPVALLGLVFAQGVVGFAVGSTLITRVLYAAAGAPTMAGSYATAALNVGAAAGPVLASAALSVMPGALGPVWVAVLVTTTALLLAVPLLRLIAPVESEVVK; encoded by the coding sequence ATGCCTTTCGCTCTTTATCTTCTTGCCCTGGTGGTCTTTGCCATGGGTACTTCCGAATTCATGCTCGCCGGCCTCGTGCCCGACATTTCCAGATACTTCGGCCTTTCCGTGGGGACCGCTGGTCTCCTGACGTCGGCGTTCGCCGCAGGGATGGTAATCGGTGCACCTGTGATGGCCGCGTTCACTCGTCGCCTCCCTGTAAAAGCGACACTCCTGGGTTGCGTGATCGGTTTCGCGCTGACCCATATCATCGGGGCTCTCACCCCGCACTTCACTGTTCTGTTTATCACGCGCGTGATCGCGGCGATCGTTAATGCAGGCTTCTTGGCGGTCGCGTTGGGTGCGGCAACAAAACTCGTAGCACCCGATGCCAAAGGTCGGGCCGTGGCGGTTCTGCTGGCGGGTACCACCGTCGCCACCGTCGCAGGCGTCCCCGCGGGTACGCTACTTGGTACGGCACTTGGCTGGCAGTCGACGTTCTGGGCGATCGCACTTCTCTGCATCCCCGCTGCGATCGGCATCGCTGCGGGCTTCACCACTAAAGCCGACGACTCGTCAAAGGAGGAGTCGTCCTCGACCTCGTTGCGCGTGGAGCTGGCGCAGCTGTCCTCTCCGCGCCTCGTCCTAACGATGCTGCTCGCTGCCCTTGTGAATGCCGGCACATTCGCCACGCTGACCTTTCTCGCGCCGATCGTTACGGACACCGCCGGCCTGACCCAGTGGTGGGTGCCGGTGGCGCTTGTGTTCTTCGGCGTCGGCTCCTTCATCGGCGTCACCGTTGCGGGACGGCTCTCGGATGCCCGACCCCGCATCGTCATCGTGGGCGGTGGCAGCGTTCTGGTGCTCGGGTGGGTCGCGCTGGCGCTCTTCGCAACGAACCCCGTCGCCCTGCTCGGGCTCGTTTTCGCTCAGGGTGTGGTGGGGTTCGCCGTCGGGAGCACGCTGATCACGCGAGTGCTTTATGCCGCGGCGGGTGCGCCCACCATGGCGGGGTCATACGCGACAGCGGCACTCAACGTGGGCGCGGCAGCCGGTCCCGTGCTCGCCTCTGCCGCACTCAGCGTTATGCCGGGCGCGCTCGGACCCGTTTGGGTAGCCGTGCTCGTGACCACCACGGCACTACTGCTCGCAGTTCCGCTTCTTCGGCTGATTGCACCCGTCGAGAGCGAGGTGGTCAAGTGA
- a CDS encoding ANT(3'')-Ia family aminoglycoside nucleotidyltransferase AadA11, whose product MSNAVPAEISVQLSLALNAIERHLESTLLAVHLYGSALDGGLKPYSDIDLLVTVAAQLDETVRQALVVDLLEISASPGQSEALRALEVTIVVHGDVVPWRYPARRELQFGEWQRKDILAGIFEPATTDVDLAILLTKVRQHSLALAGSAAEDFFNPVPEGDLFKALSDTLKLWNSQPDWEGDERNVVLTLSRIWYSAATGKIAPKDIVANWAIERLPDQHKPVLLEARQAYLGQGEDCLASRADQLAAFVHFVKHEATKLLGAMPVMSNNSFKPNPLRGSA is encoded by the coding sequence ATGAGTAACGCAGTACCCGCCGAGATTTCGGTACAGCTATCACTGGCTCTCAACGCCATCGAGCGTCATCTGGAATCAACGTTGCTGGCCGTGCATTTGTACGGCTCTGCACTGGACGGTGGCCTGAAGCCATACAGTGATATTGATTTGCTGGTTACTGTGGCTGCACAGCTCGATGAGACTGTCCGACAAGCCCTGGTCGTAGATCTCTTGGAAATTTCTGCCTCCCCTGGCCAAAGTGAGGCTCTCCGCGCCTTGGAAGTTACCATCGTCGTGCATGGTGATGTTGTCCCTTGGCGTTATCCGGCCAGACGGGAACTGCAATTCGGGGAGTGGCAGCGTAAGGACATTCTTGCGGGCATCTTCGAGCCCGCCACAACCGATGTTGATCTGGCTATTCTGCTAACTAAAGTAAGGCAGCATAGCCTTGCATTGGCAGGTTCGGCCGCAGAGGATTTCTTTAACCCAGTTCCGGAAGGCGATCTATTCAAGGCATTGAGCGACACTCTGAAACTATGGAATTCGCAGCCGGATTGGGAAGGCGATGAGCGGAATGTAGTGCTTACCTTGTCTCGCATTTGGTACAGCGCAGCAACCGGCAAGATCGCACCGAAGGATATCGTTGCCAACTGGGCAATTGAGCGTCTGCCAGATCAACATAAGCCCGTACTGCTTGAAGCCCGGCAGGCTTATCTTGGACAAGGAGAAGATTGCTTGGCCTCACGCGCGGATCAGTTGGCGGCGTTCGTTCACTTCGTGAAACATGAAGCCACTAAATTGCTTGGTGCCATGCCAGTGATGTCTAACAATTCATTCAAGCCGAACCCGCTTCGCGGGTCGGCTTAA